A part of Eschrichtius robustus isolate mEscRob2 chromosome 20, mEscRob2.pri, whole genome shotgun sequence genomic DNA contains:
- the AFMID gene encoding kynurenine formamidase isoform X1 produces MDGLGGGPKCGAPWKRMSKEELENQYSPSRWVVRLGAEEALRTYSQIGNEATKRAQATGRNLLDVPYGDGEGEKLDIYFPEAVSEALPFLVFFHGGYWQSGSKDSSAFMVSPLTAQGVAVVIAAYDIAPKGTLDQMVDQVTQSIVFVQKQYPGNQGIYLCGHSAGAHLAAMMLLANWTKRGVTPNLKGFFLVSGIYDLEPVMHTSENAPLLTTLEDAQRNSPQWRLKTSPAQPVDPACRVLVTVGQHDSPEFHRQSREFYQTLRRGGWKASFEELHDVDHFEILWNLTQKDYVLTQIILKTIFQES; encoded by the exons GAGCTGGAGAATCAGTACTCCCCCAGCAGATGGGTCGTCCGACTGGGAGCAGAGGAGGCCTTGAGGACCTACTCACAGATAGGAAACGAGG CTACCAAGAGGGCCCAGGCCACCGGGAGGAACCTGCTCGATGTCCCCTATGGAGACGGCGAAGGGGAGAAACTGGACATCTACTTTCCTGAGGCAGTGTCTGAAG CCTTGCCGTTCCTCGTGTTTTTTCATGGAGGATACTGGCAGAGCGGAAG TAAAGACTCGTCAGCCTTCATGGTCAGCCCACTGACAGCACAGGGAGTGGCTGTGGTGATAGCGGCTTATGACATTGCCCCCAAAG GCACCCTGGACCAGATGGTAGACCAGGTGACCCAGAGCATCGTGTTTGTCCAGAAACAGTATCCAGGCAACCA GGGAATTTACCTGTGCGGACACTCAGCTGGGGCCCACCTCGCCGCCATGATGCTCCTGGCCAACTGGACCAAGCGTGGAGTCACGCCCAACCTCAAAG GCTTCTTCCTGGTGAGTGGGATCTATGACCTGGAGCCTGTCATGCACACCTCTGAGAACGCCCCTCTCCTCACAACCCT GGAGGACGCTCAAAGGAACAGCCCACAGTGGCGCCTGAAGACAAGCCCAGCGCAGCCTGTGGACCCAGCCTGCCGCGTCCTGGTGACTGTGGGCCAACACGACAGCCCCGAATTCCACCGACAGTCCAGGGAATTTTATCAG ACTCTGCGCCGAGGAGGGTGGAAAGCCTCCTTTGAAGAGCTCCACGATGTGGATCACTTTGAAATCCTTTGGAACCTAACCCAGAAGGACTACGTGCTCACCCAG attattttgaaaacaatCTTCCAGGAGTCCTGA
- the AFMID gene encoding kynurenine formamidase isoform X2, translated as MDGLGGGPKCGAPWKRMSKETATKRAQATGRNLLDVPYGDGEGEKLDIYFPEAVSEALPFLVFFHGGYWQSGSKDSSAFMVSPLTAQGVAVVIAAYDIAPKGTLDQMVDQVTQSIVFVQKQYPGNQGIYLCGHSAGAHLAAMMLLANWTKRGVTPNLKGFFLVSGIYDLEPVMHTSENAPLLTTLEDAQRNSPQWRLKTSPAQPVDPACRVLVTVGQHDSPEFHRQSREFYQTLRRGGWKASFEELHDVDHFEILWNLTQKDYVLTQIILKTIFQES; from the exons ACAGCTACCAAGAGGGCCCAGGCCACCGGGAGGAACCTGCTCGATGTCCCCTATGGAGACGGCGAAGGGGAGAAACTGGACATCTACTTTCCTGAGGCAGTGTCTGAAG CCTTGCCGTTCCTCGTGTTTTTTCATGGAGGATACTGGCAGAGCGGAAG TAAAGACTCGTCAGCCTTCATGGTCAGCCCACTGACAGCACAGGGAGTGGCTGTGGTGATAGCGGCTTATGACATTGCCCCCAAAG GCACCCTGGACCAGATGGTAGACCAGGTGACCCAGAGCATCGTGTTTGTCCAGAAACAGTATCCAGGCAACCA GGGAATTTACCTGTGCGGACACTCAGCTGGGGCCCACCTCGCCGCCATGATGCTCCTGGCCAACTGGACCAAGCGTGGAGTCACGCCCAACCTCAAAG GCTTCTTCCTGGTGAGTGGGATCTATGACCTGGAGCCTGTCATGCACACCTCTGAGAACGCCCCTCTCCTCACAACCCT GGAGGACGCTCAAAGGAACAGCCCACAGTGGCGCCTGAAGACAAGCCCAGCGCAGCCTGTGGACCCAGCCTGCCGCGTCCTGGTGACTGTGGGCCAACACGACAGCCCCGAATTCCACCGACAGTCCAGGGAATTTTATCAG ACTCTGCGCCGAGGAGGGTGGAAAGCCTCCTTTGAAGAGCTCCACGATGTGGATCACTTTGAAATCCTTTGGAACCTAACCCAGAAGGACTACGTGCTCACCCAG attattttgaaaacaatCTTCCAGGAGTCCTGA